The following are encoded in a window of Mycoplasmopsis verecunda genomic DNA:
- the trpS gene encoding tryptophan--tRNA ligase: MKKRLVSGIKPTGDLTLGNYIGAIKNFVQLQDEFESYFFVADLHALTTGTVDPIELRKARKTIVALYIACGLDPEKATIFYQSQVQEHAMIQWLCASETTLGELQRMTQYKDKATKLKQDNGTTKIPTNLLMYPTLMAGDILLYNPDLVPIGEDQTQHLELTRNIAERFNSKYNTSFTIPEGYVAKVGARIKSLTEPTKKMSKSEHGTKSTIYLLENPQQAYNKIMKAVTDSEGKVYISNDKPGILNLLNIYAALKNITLKEAETQFLDKDYKQFKEAVAAEVKNLLIDIQTKYEDALKVADLITDQGALKAQKIGSYNLNKLMKKMGLYAKK, from the coding sequence ATGAAGAAAAGATTAGTAAGTGGTATTAAACCAACAGGAGATTTGACATTAGGTAATTATATCGGTGCTATTAAAAACTTCGTGCAATTACAAGATGAATTTGAATCATATTTCTTTGTAGCTGATTTACATGCTTTAACCACCGGAACAGTTGATCCAATTGAACTAAGAAAAGCAAGAAAAACAATAGTAGCCTTATACATTGCTTGTGGGCTAGATCCTGAAAAAGCAACTATTTTTTATCAATCACAAGTGCAAGAACATGCAATGATTCAATGATTATGTGCTTCAGAAACAACATTGGGTGAATTGCAAAGAATGACTCAATACAAGGATAAAGCTACTAAATTAAAGCAAGATAATGGAACAACTAAAATACCTACTAACTTATTAATGTATCCCACATTAATGGCTGGTGATATATTACTATATAACCCAGATTTAGTACCTATTGGAGAAGATCAAACACAACATTTAGAATTGACTAGAAATATTGCGGAAAGATTTAATTCAAAATACAATACTTCATTTACGATTCCTGAAGGATATGTAGCTAAAGTAGGGGCTAGAATTAAATCTTTAACCGAGCCAACTAAAAAAATGTCAAAAAGTGAACATGGTACTAAATCAACTATTTACTTACTAGAAAATCCACAACAAGCTTACAACAAGATAATGAAAGCTGTAACTGATTCTGAAGGTAAAGTTTATATTTCTAATGATAAACCTGGAATTTTAAACTTATTAAATATTTATGCAGCTTTGAAAAATATCACACTAAAAGAAGCGGAAACACAATTTCTAGATAAAGATTACAAACAATTTAAAGAAGCTGTAGCCGCTGAGGTTAAAAACTTACTAATTGATATTCAAACTAAATACGAAGATGCTTTAAAAGTAGCGGATCTAATTACTGATCAAGGAGCATTAAAAGCTCAAAAAATTGGTTCATATAATCTAAATAAATTAATGAAAAAAATGGGATTATATGCTAAAAAATAG
- a CDS encoding cysteine hydrolase family protein codes for MNKKLLIVVDMLKGFAYEGPLASEKVAEVIPTIANMVQEFDHNLFVADHHYEDDLEMKIYPLHCLGNDTESEIVDELKPFVQNIVYKNTTDSIWAIPIKTWDMYDEFHIVGCCTDICILQLVLSLRTYLNSIKADKNIIVYSNAVATYDSPDHQAELYHDMALNLMKNAGVKIKEWEM; via the coding sequence ATGAATAAAAAACTATTAATAGTTGTAGATATGTTAAAAGGCTTTGCTTATGAAGGACCTTTAGCTAGTGAAAAAGTTGCTGAAGTAATTCCGACTATTGCAAATATGGTACAAGAATTTGATCACAATTTATTTGTAGCCGATCATCATTACGAAGATGATTTGGAAATGAAAATATATCCTTTGCATTGCTTAGGTAATGATACTGAATCCGAAATTGTAGATGAATTAAAACCATTTGTGCAAAATATAGTTTATAAAAACACGACAGATTCTATTTGAGCTATACCAATAAAAACTTGAGATATGTATGATGAATTTCATATAGTAGGATGTTGTACGGATATTTGTATATTGCAATTAGTTTTATCTCTAAGAACTTATTTAAATAGCATTAAAGCTGATAAAAATATAATTGTTTATTCCAATGCAGTTGCAACATATGATTCACCAGATCATCAAGCAGAACTGTATCATGATATGGCTTTAAACTTAATGAAAAATGCAGGAGTTAAAATAAAAGAATGAGAAATGTAG
- a CDS encoding AAA domain-containing protein has translation MENMFENILNKLLDTSLKNYLVQFKKEKYLHVAEINEENVGSFLITNDKSDIKAKSNYMFANEKDDEFKKKMEKYNKIGRLSVEETGVNILNLAIGFLRWKDKDKNDLLSPLFIINSTLTSEKDEYYLDASIDNIEPNYTLAFKFKTEYNFDLLAILNEYLEQWNNIQEVTANLDKLLKSMYEKLPKMDNTLTINNSIYFGVFTYSKISIYNDLIKNKDKLESSAFYKQLNGITSNFNFNLTNDKDIDETVDYSNFYHCLESDGSQEKAIQAAIEGHSFVLQGPPGTGKSQTIINIITELMSRGKKVLFVAEKKAAVDVVYDTLEAKGFDKFILRLHSDDNNKQFTKKLLEDYEATQKYDSMNTSTRAEIANRINEYVNFINNYENLLIDSPDNKIPLFTLFNNYLDIKNHLPGLESVTFSRSYSEDEIRDITNLLKNYEFTLNSFKNISNSSWLEIKDDDTISFDQVLNALTTLDSSLSRLNYFMGENKEYIFDKNNNLVDELNKIDNIAFILTNTKWNKDINFTFSGEIYTLKNILKLYSRVIRLQGYNKITYSQNNTNIKFLANWIKQNKNPFFRMFSKKYKENKKELGNHDFGFKANLSSYSKVKKLYKSALKSDKWFKEIKGILPKLAFEFDIENLSLLEQLINNFDNLSKQFSETSFVYAVNYTKDSSPIKNTSFDQLETTLSEINDSYKLISNLFKLNPENLNYFSVISFVRTLLNDQNSGYVIVNKNNYTLKIKEYGLDGLLDHFNSNNYTSLFTSSFIWAYTRWNIRDILNRNGLISDFKRLKDLHEDYRNDIIALNKLSSTYANEACCKQIPKFIGTEEGYSIIKAEASKTRRHKPVKKVVAQAGDAIIRIKPCWMMSPLSVSTYLQDSELQFDVLIFDEASQIKTENALTSIFRANQYIVCGDTEQLPPTTFFEEKIDIEDTDDEAIYDLNAYESILSASASFLNTISLKWHYRSKYESLIYSSNMNVYGSSLVSFPNTESDSKYTGLNFIYTKGTYDERINEADAKYTIKKLAEIVDKFQDSKTIGVITMNITMANYLEKELKAFLKKSPKYNSFLSEKSKTKFFIKNIENVQGDERDIILLVIGFGPNEKGVISNNFGALNRKDSGYKRLNVAASRAKEAMYIISSMKHTDININKIHSKGAMFLKELLKNAELGVNIINLKNTPSETFKKDVQDSLRALGYQVDANVGASDFKLDLAIYDTKLNKYVLGIECDGTTFMSSRVAKDRDYLRSSVLQSRGWIIYRLWSADWFKNKEAELKQLETFIKKHISPNGQVIPREDVTKETEELLQNNIVEVEKIDFKSLFKPLLNMKELRKNTKIGDKAHYLQNNLDVISYKELNKIVSKVFANPKNKMDLVLQNGTFLSKDGFLWNRNAIDKEIEFKTSYDDERRDITFVHPKEWKHFITKAKEFNSEISYNELAKIALELLGFKLKPVQTINKVEKILLDLSKEI, from the coding sequence ATGGAAAATATGTTTGAAAATATTTTAAATAAATTGTTGGATACGTCATTAAAAAACTATTTAGTTCAATTTAAAAAAGAGAAATATCTACATGTAGCAGAAATTAATGAAGAAAATGTAGGTTCTTTTTTAATCACAAATGACAAAAGTGATATAAAAGCAAAAAGCAATTATATGTTTGCTAACGAAAAAGATGATGAATTTAAAAAGAAAATGGAGAAATATAACAAAATAGGTCGCTTGTCTGTAGAAGAAACAGGTGTAAATATTTTAAATTTAGCCATTGGATTTTTAAGATGAAAAGATAAAGATAAAAATGATTTATTATCCCCACTTTTCATTATCAACTCTACATTAACATCCGAAAAAGATGAATATTATCTAGATGCTTCAATTGATAATATTGAACCTAATTACACATTAGCTTTTAAATTTAAAACTGAATATAATTTTGATTTATTAGCTATATTAAATGAATATTTGGAACAATGAAACAATATTCAAGAAGTTACTGCAAATCTAGATAAATTACTTAAATCAATGTATGAAAAATTACCTAAAATGGATAATACATTAACAATTAACAATAGTATTTATTTTGGAGTATTTACCTATTCTAAAATCTCTATTTATAATGATTTAATTAAAAATAAAGATAAATTAGAAAGTTCAGCATTTTATAAACAACTTAATGGAATAACAAGTAATTTTAATTTTAACTTGACAAATGATAAAGATATTGATGAAACAGTTGATTATTCTAACTTTTACCACTGTTTAGAATCAGATGGTTCACAAGAAAAAGCTATTCAAGCAGCTATTGAAGGACATAGTTTTGTTTTACAAGGTCCCCCTGGCACAGGTAAATCTCAAACAATTATTAATATAATTACTGAATTAATGTCTAGAGGTAAAAAAGTTTTATTCGTTGCTGAGAAAAAAGCTGCTGTTGATGTAGTTTATGATACACTTGAAGCTAAAGGATTTGATAAATTTATTCTTAGATTACATAGCGATGATAATAATAAACAATTTACTAAGAAATTACTTGAAGATTATGAAGCAACACAAAAATATGATTCAATGAATACTTCAACTAGAGCAGAAATCGCAAATAGAATTAATGAATATGTTAACTTTATTAACAATTATGAAAACTTATTAATTGATAGTCCAGATAATAAAATTCCATTATTTACATTATTTAATAATTACCTTGATATTAAAAACCATTTGCCAGGATTAGAATCAGTTACATTTTCTAGATCATATTCTGAAGATGAAATAAGAGATATAACTAATTTATTAAAGAACTATGAATTTACTCTTAATTCATTTAAAAACATTTCTAATTCATCTTGATTAGAAATTAAAGATGATGACACCATAAGCTTTGATCAAGTACTAAATGCTTTAACAACATTAGACAGTTCATTATCTAGATTAAACTACTTCATGGGTGAAAATAAAGAATATATATTTGATAAAAATAATAATTTAGTAGATGAATTAAATAAGATAGATAATATTGCTTTTATATTAACAAATACTAAATGAAACAAGGATATTAACTTTACATTTAGTGGAGAAATTTATACTTTAAAAAATATTTTAAAACTATATTCTCGTGTTATTAGATTACAAGGTTATAACAAAATTACATATAGTCAAAATAACACAAATATTAAATTCCTTGCTAATTGAATTAAACAAAATAAAAATCCATTTTTCAGAATGTTTTCTAAGAAATACAAAGAAAACAAAAAGGAATTAGGCAATCATGATTTTGGATTTAAAGCTAACTTATCTTCATATTCAAAAGTTAAAAAACTATATAAATCAGCATTAAAATCTGATAAATGATTTAAAGAAATAAAAGGTATTTTACCTAAATTAGCATTTGAATTTGATATTGAAAATCTTTCATTATTAGAACAATTAATTAATAATTTTGATAATTTATCAAAACAATTTAGTGAAACATCATTTGTTTATGCAGTTAACTACACTAAAGATAGCAGTCCTATTAAAAATACTTCTTTTGACCAATTAGAAACTACTTTAAGCGAAATAAATGATTCATATAAATTAATTAGCAATTTATTTAAATTAAATCCAGAAAACTTAAATTATTTCTCTGTAATTAGCTTTGTTAGAACATTATTAAATGATCAAAATAGTGGTTATGTAATTGTTAATAAAAATAATTACACTTTAAAAATTAAGGAATATGGTCTTGATGGTTTATTAGATCATTTCAATTCTAATAATTACACAAGTTTATTTACCTCATCATTTATATGAGCATATACAAGATGAAATATCAGAGATATTTTAAACAGAAATGGATTAATTTCTGACTTTAAGAGATTAAAAGACTTACACGAAGATTATAGAAATGATATTATTGCTTTAAATAAATTATCATCAACATATGCTAATGAAGCATGTTGCAAGCAAATACCTAAGTTTATTGGTACTGAAGAAGGATATTCAATAATTAAGGCTGAAGCTTCTAAAACAAGACGTCATAAACCTGTTAAAAAAGTTGTTGCACAAGCTGGTGATGCTATAATTAGAATTAAACCTTGTTGAATGATGTCACCGCTATCAGTTTCTACATACCTTCAAGATTCCGAATTACAATTTGATGTTTTAATCTTTGATGAGGCTAGTCAAATTAAAACCGAAAATGCTTTAACTTCTATTTTTAGAGCAAACCAATATATAGTTTGTGGTGATACTGAACAATTACCACCTACTACATTCTTTGAAGAAAAAATTGATATTGAAGATACTGATGATGAAGCAATTTATGATCTTAATGCATACGAATCTATTCTTTCTGCTTCAGCTTCATTCTTAAATACCATTTCATTAAAATGACACTATCGATCTAAATATGAATCTTTAATTTATTCATCAAATATGAATGTATATGGTTCATCTCTGGTTTCATTCCCGAATACTGAATCAGATTCTAAATACACAGGTTTAAACTTCATTTATACCAAAGGTACATATGACGAAAGAATCAATGAAGCTGATGCTAAATATACTATTAAGAAATTAGCTGAAATCGTTGATAAATTCCAAGATAGCAAAACTATTGGTGTAATTACAATGAATATCACTATGGCTAATTATTTAGAAAAAGAACTTAAAGCATTCTTGAAGAAAAGTCCAAAATATAATTCTTTCTTATCAGAGAAAAGCAAAACTAAATTCTTTATTAAAAATATTGAAAACGTACAAGGTGATGAAAGAGACATTATCTTGTTAGTAATTGGTTTTGGCCCAAATGAAAAAGGTGTAATATCAAATAATTTTGGAGCTTTAAATAGAAAAGATTCAGGATACAAGAGACTAAATGTTGCCGCTTCGCGTGCTAAAGAAGCTATGTATATAATATCATCAATGAAACATACTGATATTAATATAAATAAAATTCATTCTAAAGGCGCAATGTTTCTGAAAGAATTACTCAAAAATGCTGAATTAGGTGTTAATATAATCAATCTCAAAAATACACCTTCAGAAACATTTAAAAAAGATGTCCAAGATTCTCTAAGAGCTTTAGGATATCAAGTAGATGCTAATGTTGGTGCTAGTGATTTTAAACTTGATTTAGCAATTTATGATACTAAATTAAATAAATATGTTTTAGGAATTGAATGTGATGGAACAACATTTATGTCTTCTCGTGTAGCTAAAGATAGAGATTACTTAAGAAGTTCTGTACTTCAATCACGTGGTTGAATCATATATCGCTTATGATCAGCTGATTGATTCAAAAATAAAGAAGCCGAATTAAAACAATTAGAAACATTTATTAAAAAACATATTTCTCCTAATGGCCAAGTAATTCCAAGAGAAGATGTAACTAAGGAAACTGAAGAATTATTACAAAATAATATTGTAGAAGTTGAAAAAATCGATTTTAAATCATTATTCAAACCTTTATTAAATATGAAAGAGCTTAGAAAAAATACCAAAATCGGTGATAAGGCTCATTACTTACAAAATAACTTAGATGTTATTTCTTATAAAGAATTAAATAAAATAGTATCTAAAGTTTTTGCAAATCCTAAAAATAAAATGGATTTAGTGCTTCAAAATGGTACATTCTTATCAAAAGATGGTTTCTTATGAAACAGAAATGCTATTGATAAGGAAATTGAATTTAAAACTTCATATGATGATGAAAGAAGAGATATAACTTTTGTACATCCAAAAGAATGAAAACATTTTATAACTAAAGCTAAAGAATTCAATAGTGAAATTAGTTATAATGAACTTGCTAAAATAGCATTAGAATTACTAGGATTTAAACTAAAACCAGTTCAAACAATTAATAAAGTAGAAAAAATACTATTAGATTTAAGCAAGGAGATTTAA
- a CDS encoding IS1634 family transposase produces MESKFIVIKHKRKDHTYISIATSNGYGKGYSNQIGLGRLEKLQELNSDPINVIKNSIKNLSISESKDKIKQAIMFDLNSSKSETYNINYGINLLYDLIDKFEIFSALPKTRHKDLNRLLKYTVSSRILNADSLISTYKNKFQYENTPDYKKSSYYTLLDILNNNESKILKQLNEKITKNTSRNIELVFYDSSTAYFESFRRTGLRYPGYSKDGKFKEDQVVIGLATDENGIPIHYKLFKGNTTDSKTFIPFVIEMSKIYNIKNVTIVADKGMSVTANLRFLEQKGIDYVISYRLKSGPKDFKEYVLNETDYIGTEEFKYKEQTVASLYNKRDLMVIREEKIITYSRKRALKDKADRDILINNFNKLKNKDGYVEGSKLLGHKKYRFFKRNGDARYELDLIKLNEDKQFDGFYIYETSRRDLSAQEIVEIYAKQWQIEENFRTLKNSLEVRPMYVWTDAHINGHFLLCFISLVIFKYLLYTINKSLNDYGVIDKFTNKRTIEAIKSAQKFVKVVDGNVVDEIYIKNSENNSLIQDFELIKTIFNKFVQVI; encoded by the coding sequence ATGGAAAGTAAATTTATAGTCATAAAACATAAAAGAAAAGACCATACATATATTTCGATAGCCACATCAAATGGATATGGAAAAGGTTATAGTAATCAAATAGGATTAGGAAGATTGGAAAAATTACAAGAATTAAATTCAGATCCTATTAATGTAATTAAAAATTCAATAAAGAATTTATCAATAAGTGAATCAAAAGACAAAATTAAACAAGCAATTATGTTTGATTTAAATAGTTCAAAGTCTGAAACATATAATATTAATTACGGAATTAATCTTCTTTATGATTTAATTGATAAATTTGAAATATTTAGTGCATTACCAAAAACAAGACATAAAGATTTAAACAGATTACTAAAGTACACAGTTTCATCAAGAATTTTGAATGCAGATAGCTTAATTTCTACATATAAAAATAAGTTTCAATACGAAAATACACCAGATTATAAAAAATCTAGTTATTACACATTGCTTGATATTTTGAACAACAATGAAAGCAAAATTCTTAAACAATTAAACGAAAAAATAACAAAGAATACATCTAGAAATATTGAATTAGTTTTTTATGATTCTTCAACAGCTTATTTTGAAAGTTTTAGAAGAACAGGTTTGAGATATCCTGGTTATTCAAAAGATGGTAAATTTAAAGAAGATCAAGTTGTTATTGGTTTAGCAACAGATGAAAATGGGATTCCGATTCATTACAAATTATTTAAAGGTAATACAACAGATTCAAAAACATTTATTCCTTTTGTAATAGAAATGAGCAAAATTTATAACATAAAAAATGTAACAATAGTTGCTGACAAAGGAATGTCTGTAACTGCAAATTTAAGATTTTTAGAACAAAAAGGTATAGATTATGTTATTTCATACAGATTAAAATCAGGTCCAAAAGATTTTAAAGAATATGTTTTAAACGAAACTGATTATATAGGAACTGAAGAATTTAAATATAAGGAACAAACAGTAGCATCTTTATATAACAAAAGAGACCTAATGGTCATCAGAGAAGAAAAAATCATAACATATAGCAGGAAACGAGCTTTAAAAGATAAAGCTGATAGAGATATATTGATTAATAATTTCAATAAATTAAAAAATAAAGATGGTTATGTAGAAGGTTCAAAGTTATTAGGCCACAAAAAATATAGATTCTTTAAAAGAAATGGTGATGCACGATACGAATTAGATTTAATCAAGCTAAATGAAGATAAACAATTTGATGGATTTTATATTTATGAAACATCAAGAAGAGATTTATCAGCACAAGAGATAGTGGAAATTTATGCAAAGCAATGACAAATAGAAGAAAACTTTAGAACTTTAAAAAATTCACTTGAAGTTAGACCTATGTATGTATGAACTGATGCACATATAAATGGACATTTCTTGTTATGTTTTATTTCATTAGTTATTTTCAAATATTTGCTGTATACAATAAATAAATCATTAAATGATTATGGTGTTATAGATAAATTTACAAATAAAAGAACAATAGAAGCGATAAAATCTGCACAAAAATTTGTAAAAGTTGTAGATGGTAATGTTGTAGACGAAATTTACATAAAAAATAGTGAAAATAATTCATTAATACAAGATTTTGAACTAATAAAAACGATATTTAATAAATTTGTACAAGTAATTTAG
- the thrS gene encoding threonine--tRNA ligase: MKANKLLNHTTSHLLGAAVEKLYPNVKLGFGPATEEGFYYDFEFETPISDAELNKIEKYMKKLASRNLVMKQVSIDEYDFTNKPYKQELYDELVAKGQEVTFYALIDPLSKETIFVDLCAGGHVEDTKKIKHFKLLSLAGAYWRGNSDNIQLTRVYGTSWDTQEELDEYLAILKDRKERDHRKIGKELKLFMFNKLGGQGLPFWLEDGMYIHNEIRNLVLKMDRKYGFTEVLTPHFGDEELYKISGHLAHYKDDMFAPMVVENERLIPRPMTCPHHILCYNAEKRSYRDLPIRYSEQSQLYRYEKSGALTGLERVRGMLLTEGHLFVRKDQIADEFKSMYQLIKETLEIFKIQISYVSLSLRDPENKEKYYEDDNMWNEAEDQLRNVLNELGVKYEEKIGEAAFYGPKMDIQIFTALGHEITVSTLQLDFLLPERFQITFTNKNNEEERPVMIHRGLVGTYERFVAILLEQTKGVLPFWLAPKQFTVIPATNNEDDVNYAREVNKILFDADFRSKLDDRDERLAKKVREAQMSKSKFQIILGENERETESISYREYGKQETVTMPLSDFILKMIRLRDSRE, translated from the coding sequence ATGAAAGCTAATAAATTATTAAATCATACAACAAGCCATTTGCTTGGAGCAGCTGTTGAAAAACTATATCCAAATGTTAAATTAGGATTTGGCCCAGCTACAGAAGAAGGCTTTTACTATGACTTTGAATTTGAAACACCAATTAGTGATGCGGAATTAAATAAAATTGAAAAATATATGAAAAAACTTGCTTCACGTAATTTGGTAATGAAACAGGTTTCAATTGATGAATATGATTTTACAAATAAACCTTATAAACAAGAACTTTATGATGAATTAGTTGCCAAAGGACAAGAAGTAACTTTTTATGCTTTAATTGATCCATTAAGTAAAGAAACAATTTTTGTTGATTTATGTGCTGGTGGCCATGTTGAAGATACTAAGAAAATTAAACATTTTAAATTGCTATCACTAGCCGGAGCTTACTGAAGAGGAAATAGTGATAATATTCAACTTACAAGAGTTTATGGTACTTCTTGAGATACACAAGAAGAATTAGATGAGTATTTAGCTATTTTAAAAGATAGAAAAGAAAGAGATCATAGAAAAATTGGTAAAGAATTAAAATTATTTATGTTTAATAAACTTGGTGGACAAGGATTACCGTTTTGATTAGAGGATGGAATGTATATTCATAATGAAATTCGTAATTTAGTTCTTAAAATGGACCGTAAATATGGATTTACAGAAGTGCTAACTCCGCATTTTGGTGACGAAGAGTTATACAAAATTTCAGGACACCTAGCTCACTATAAAGACGATATGTTTGCACCAATGGTAGTTGAAAACGAAAGATTAATTCCGCGTCCAATGACATGTCCACACCACATTTTATGCTACAATGCTGAAAAAAGATCATATCGTGATTTGCCAATTAGATATTCAGAACAATCACAGTTATATAGATATGAAAAATCAGGTGCTTTAACAGGGCTAGAACGTGTTAGAGGAATGCTTTTAACTGAAGGACATTTATTTGTTAGAAAAGATCAAATTGCTGATGAATTTAAATCAATGTATCAATTGATTAAAGAAACATTAGAAATTTTCAAAATCCAGATTTCTTATGTATCACTTTCTTTAAGAGATCCTGAAAATAAAGAAAAATACTATGAAGATGATAATATGTGAAACGAAGCAGAAGACCAACTTCGTAATGTATTAAATGAACTTGGTGTTAAATACGAAGAAAAAATTGGTGAGGCTGCATTCTATGGGCCTAAGATGGATATTCAGATTTTCACAGCTTTGGGACATGAAATTACTGTTTCAACATTACAATTAGATTTCTTACTTCCTGAACGTTTTCAAATAACATTTACTAATAAAAATAATGAAGAAGAACGTCCGGTTATGATTCACCGTGGACTTGTTGGGACATATGAACGTTTTGTGGCTATTTTACTTGAACAAACTAAAGGTGTTTTACCATTTTGACTAGCTCCAAAACAATTTACAGTAATTCCAGCAACTAATAATGAAGATGATGTAAATTATGCAAGAGAAGTAAATAAAATCTTATTTGATGCTGATTTTAGATCTAAATTAGATGATAGAGATGAACGCTTAGCTAAAAAAGTACGTGAAGCTCAAATGTCTAAATCTAAATTCCAAATTATTCTTGGGGAAAATGAAAGAGAAACTGAATCCATTTCTTATAGAGAATATGGAAAACAAGAAACAGTTACAATGCCACTAAGTGATTTCATTTTAAAAATGATTAGATTAAGAGATTCTCGTGAGTAA
- the mutM gene encoding bifunctional DNA-formamidopyrimidine glycosylase/DNA-(apurinic or apyrimidinic site) lyase has product MPEYPEVTVVTNTLNSLVSNCKITNVNIIKEKLIKNATAEEFKNFLINKIILNVKNYGKFIVFTFNDNSRMISHLRMSGKYFVWNPSNDNYFLSQTHNYMIFDLLNIYNKPLKLIYNDSRMFGSFEIIPANDNRDIYQIKNLGKLPLDVDVQALFNKIQKKNISIKSILLDQSLVLGIGNIYADEALHKAKINPMIKCNKITLHQLEELLQYAGEIMNNSIKMGGSSVHTYTSVNSQKGTYQNELKVYGKCGKLCSTCKKSKIKKVKLDYKQNGRGTSFCPNCQPEENE; this is encoded by the coding sequence ATGCCAGAATATCCTGAAGTTACAGTTGTAACCAATACCTTAAATTCATTAGTAAGCAATTGTAAAATAACTAATGTAAATATTATTAAAGAGAAATTAATTAAAAATGCTACAGCAGAAGAATTTAAGAATTTCTTAATTAATAAAATAATTTTAAATGTAAAAAACTATGGTAAATTTATAGTTTTTACTTTTAATGATAATTCAAGAATGATTTCACATTTAAGAATGTCGGGTAAATATTTTGTTTGAAATCCTTCAAACGATAATTACTTTTTATCGCAAACTCATAATTACATGATTTTTGACTTACTAAATATTTATAACAAACCTTTAAAACTTATTTATAATGATTCGAGAATGTTTGGATCTTTTGAAATAATTCCAGCTAATGATAATAGGGATATTTATCAAATTAAAAACCTAGGAAAACTGCCTTTAGATGTTGATGTACAAGCTTTATTTAATAAAATTCAAAAGAAAAATATCAGTATTAAATCAATTTTACTAGACCAATCATTAGTACTAGGAATAGGTAATATTTATGCTGATGAAGCTTTACACAAAGCTAAAATTAATCCTATGATTAAATGTAATAAAATCACTTTGCACCAACTAGAGGAATTATTACAATATGCAGGTGAAATTATGAATAATTCTATTAAAATGGGCGGTTCTTCAGTTCATACCTATACATCTGTTAATTCACAAAAAGGTACATATCAAAATGAATTGAAAGTATATGGAAAATGTGGAAAACTTTGTTCCACATGTAAGAAATCAAAAATAAAAAAGGTAAAATTAGATTATAAGCAAAATGGTCGCGGCACCAGTTTTTGTCCTAACTGCCAGCCGGAGGAAAATGAATAA
- a CDS encoding Smr/MutS family protein, which produces MRNVDLHGLTSEEAMIEVVKHLYDLRRNKVDSVLFITGNGTGTLKSALETFLDKNNIKYQTTNNGGAYQVDAWSFTDSMNSPHDKELEEDLLDEDDLDDIFTGYKF; this is translated from the coding sequence ATGAGAAATGTAGATTTACACGGTTTAACATCAGAAGAAGCAATGATTGAAGTTGTTAAACATTTATATGATTTAAGAAGAAATAAAGTTGATTCCGTTTTATTTATTACAGGTAATGGGACAGGAACACTTAAATCAGCACTAGAAACATTTTTAGATAAAAATAATATTAAATACCAAACCACAAATAATGGTGGTGCATATCAAGTTGATGCATGAAGTTTTACAGATTCAATGAACTCACCTCATGATAAAGAACTTGAAGAAGATTTATTGGATGAAGATGACTTAGACGATATCTTTACTGGTTACAAATTCTAA